Proteins encoded in a region of the Piliocolobus tephrosceles isolate RC106 chromosome 18, ASM277652v3, whole genome shotgun sequence genome:
- the DYNAP gene encoding dynactin-associated protein: protein MDRKHGKYVLNVERSENQRVKEHCRNDWSMWKVFLACLLACVIMTAIGVLIVCFLNNKGSANSSIVIQLSTNNRECVTVKPGTPSPAYPPTMTTTSTVPARTATETTTSTAKTATTSTEPTSAAAANYNLNSHSHHFN, encoded by the exons ATGGacagaaaacatggaaaatacgTATTGAATGTTGAGCGCTCTGAAAACCAGCGG GTAAAAGAACATTGCCGCAATGACTGGTCTATGTGGAAAGTCTTCCTGGCTTGTCTCTTAGCCTGTGTGATAATGACAGCAATTGGAGTACTTATAGTATGCTTCCTGAATAACAAAGGATCTGCCAATTCCTCCATTGTTATCCAGCTATCCACAAACAATAGAGAGTGTGTGACTGTCAAACCTGGAACACCCTCTCCTGCTTATCCACCTACAATGACCACCACTTCGACTGTACCTGCAAGAACAGCCACTGAAACTACAACTTCAACAGCTAAAACTGCCACCACTTCCACAGAACCTACATCTGCTGCAGCTGCCAATTATAATTTGAACAGCCACAGTCATCACTTCAACTGA